From Toxorhynchites rutilus septentrionalis strain SRP chromosome 2, ASM2978413v1, whole genome shotgun sequence, a single genomic window includes:
- the LOC129770301 gene encoding palmitoyltransferase Hip14 isoform X1 — translation MYQSACSAAAGGCSEPERTDRDGLISHESAVAPVEHDYSGFDIVKATQYGAIGRVKELIEAGWDVNQPDSETVTLLHWAAINNRKDIIKYFLDKGASVDAVGGELNATPLHWATRQGHLGAVVLLLAAGADPSLRDAEGCSCIHLAAQFGHTALVAYFIARGVNPDLQDRGGMTALMWAAWKISALDPVRLLLTLGANPSLADHTHGNTALHWAILARNATAVSTLILKGKSSLEVPNLRGDTPLIMLQPHLGSIWIGSKVSEKVRELSQQSQRRNMIIRFTLDKRFRWWCMIATPFLVFYLAGLIFCADTYIIIKIFLLGCLYAISHTIGQTLFDETLMALLPLSVYMATKAWFYVTWLTYIAPTVSFLASVSFLTCSAGLWVCFLKSWRGDPGVIQPTQEQRFRTIIELSERGGGGFEPSAFCSACLVRRPVRSKHCSVCDRCVARFDHHCPWVGNCIGAKNHKYFMGFCWMLLIMCCWMLYGGANFYVKACKINMDEVLSGLWNAIIAIGSCNPWVGWVMANALLHMSWVTVLTICQTYQVVCLGMTTNERMNRGRYRHFQAKGGKSPFTRGPIKNMVDFLECSCFGLVQPLRTDWMQYFDFDKHVEHEPLLRPDNFQYV, via the exons ATGTATCAAAGCGCCTGCAGCGCCGCTGCCGGTGGCTGTTCGGAACCGGAGCGCACCGATCGGGATGGATTAATTTCGCATGAATCCGCGGTGGCCCCAGTTGAACACGATTACAGTGGATTCGACATTGTGAAAGCTACCCAGTATGGGGCCATTGGCAGAGTGAAGGAACTGATCGAGGCTGGGTGGGATGTAAACCAGCCGGACAGTGAAACGGTTACGTTACTGCATTGGGCTGCTATCAATAACAGAAAGGACATTATAAAGTATTTTTTGGATAAGGGAGCGAGTGTTGATGCCGTTGGAGGTGAACTAAACGCAACTCCGTTGCATTGGGCCACCCGGCAAGGACATTTAGGAGCTGTGGTCCTCCTGTTGGCTGCTGGGGCAGATCCTAGCCTTCGAGATGCGGAAGGTTGTTCGTGCATTCATTTGGCTGCGCAATTCGGTCACACGGCATTGGTGGCTTATTTCATTGCCCGTGGAGTTAATCCTGACCTGCAGGATAGAGGAGGAATGACTGCGCTTATGTGGGCTGCATGGAAAATATCTGCCTTGGATCCTGTGCGATTGTTGTTAACTCTCGGCGCCAATCCGAGTCTGGCGGATCACACTCACGGAAATACTGCACTGCATTGGGCAATACTTGCACGAAACGCAACAGCCGTAAGCACACTCATTCTGAAGGGGAAATCCAGTCTGGAAGTTCCAAATCTCCGTGGGGACACTCCACTAATTATGCTCCAGCCTCATCTGGGTTCCATATGGATCGGATCGAAGGTGTCGGAAAAAGTACGAGAACTTTCCCAGCAGTCCCAACGACGCAACATGATCATCCGGTTTACCTTGGATAAACGATTCCGATGGTGGTGTATGATCGCTACCCCATTTCTCGTGTTCTATCTGGCCGGGCTAATATTTTGCGCCGACACTTAcatcatcatcaaaatattcctacTGGGCTGTCTGTATGCCATTTCGCACACCATCGGGCAGACCTTGTTCGACGAGACGCTGATGGCGCTGTTGCCCCTCAGTGTGTATATGGCCACCAAGGCGTGGTTCTACGTGACCTGGCTGACGTACATCGCGCCGACGGTGTCTTTCCTCGCATCGGTATCGTTCCTAACGTGTAGCGCCGGACTCTGGGTGTGTTTCCTGAAGTCCTGGCGAGGAGACCCGGGGGTAATCCAACCCACCCAGGAGCAGCGGTTCAGG ACAATCATTGAGCTGTCGGAACGCGGCGGCGGTGGCTTCGAGCCATCGGCCTTCTGCTCTGCCTGTTTGGTGCGCCGTCCCGTTCGATCGAAGCATTGTTCGGTGTGTGACCGATGCGTAGCCCGTTTCGATCATCACTGTCCATGGGTTGGAAACTGTATAG GtgcaaaaaatcacaaatacttCATGGGATTCTGTTGGATGCTGCTGATCATGTGCTGTTGGATGCTGTACGGTGGAGCTAATTTTTACGTGAAAGCGTGCAAAATAAATATGGACGAAG TGTTATCAGGTCTCTGGAATGCGATCATCGCCATCGGCTCTTGCAATCCGTGGGTCGGCTGGGTTATGGCGAATGCATTGCTGCACATGTCATGGGTCACGGTGCTAACCATCTGTCAAACGTACCAAGTGGTGTGCCTGGGTATGACAACCAACGAGCGGATGAACCGTGGCCGTTATCGACACTTCCAGGCGAAGGGAGGCAAGAGTCCGTTTACGCGCGGTCCGATCAAGAATATGGTCGACTTTCTGGAGTGCAGCTGCTTCGGTTTGGTACAACCGCTGCGCACGGATTGGATGCAGTATTTCGATTTCGACAAACACGTGGAACACGAACCCTTGCTGCGGCCGGATAACTTTCAGTACGTCTGA
- the LOC129770301 gene encoding palmitoyltransferase Hip14 isoform X2: MYQSACSAAAGGCSEPERTDRDGLISHESAVAPVEHDYSGFDIVKATQYGAIGRVKELIEAGWDVNQPDSETVTLLHWAAINNRKDIIKYFLDKGASVDAVGGELNATPLHWATRQGHLGAVVLLLAAGADPSLRDAEGCSCIHLAAQFGHTALVAYFIARGVNPDLQDRGGMTALMWAAWKISALDPVRLLLTLGANPSLADHTHGNTALHWAILARNATAVSTLILKGKSSLEVPNLRGDTPLIMLQPHLGSIWIGSKVSEKVRELSQQSQRRNMIIRFTLDKRFRWWCMIATPFLVFYLAGLIFCADTYIIIKIFLLGCLYAISHTIGQTLFDETLMALLPLSVYMATKAWFYVTWLTYIAPTVSFLASVSFLTCSAGLWVCFLKSWRGDPGVIQPTQEQRFRTIIELSERGGGGFEPSAFCSACLVRRPVRSKHCSVCDRCVARFDHHCPWVGNCIGAKNHKYFMGFCWMLLIMCCWMLYGGANFYVKACKINMDEGLWNAIIAIGSCNPWVGWVMANALLHMSWVTVLTICQTYQVVCLGMTTNERMNRGRYRHFQAKGGKSPFTRGPIKNMVDFLECSCFGLVQPLRTDWMQYFDFDKHVEHEPLLRPDNFQYV, encoded by the exons ATGTATCAAAGCGCCTGCAGCGCCGCTGCCGGTGGCTGTTCGGAACCGGAGCGCACCGATCGGGATGGATTAATTTCGCATGAATCCGCGGTGGCCCCAGTTGAACACGATTACAGTGGATTCGACATTGTGAAAGCTACCCAGTATGGGGCCATTGGCAGAGTGAAGGAACTGATCGAGGCTGGGTGGGATGTAAACCAGCCGGACAGTGAAACGGTTACGTTACTGCATTGGGCTGCTATCAATAACAGAAAGGACATTATAAAGTATTTTTTGGATAAGGGAGCGAGTGTTGATGCCGTTGGAGGTGAACTAAACGCAACTCCGTTGCATTGGGCCACCCGGCAAGGACATTTAGGAGCTGTGGTCCTCCTGTTGGCTGCTGGGGCAGATCCTAGCCTTCGAGATGCGGAAGGTTGTTCGTGCATTCATTTGGCTGCGCAATTCGGTCACACGGCATTGGTGGCTTATTTCATTGCCCGTGGAGTTAATCCTGACCTGCAGGATAGAGGAGGAATGACTGCGCTTATGTGGGCTGCATGGAAAATATCTGCCTTGGATCCTGTGCGATTGTTGTTAACTCTCGGCGCCAATCCGAGTCTGGCGGATCACACTCACGGAAATACTGCACTGCATTGGGCAATACTTGCACGAAACGCAACAGCCGTAAGCACACTCATTCTGAAGGGGAAATCCAGTCTGGAAGTTCCAAATCTCCGTGGGGACACTCCACTAATTATGCTCCAGCCTCATCTGGGTTCCATATGGATCGGATCGAAGGTGTCGGAAAAAGTACGAGAACTTTCCCAGCAGTCCCAACGACGCAACATGATCATCCGGTTTACCTTGGATAAACGATTCCGATGGTGGTGTATGATCGCTACCCCATTTCTCGTGTTCTATCTGGCCGGGCTAATATTTTGCGCCGACACTTAcatcatcatcaaaatattcctacTGGGCTGTCTGTATGCCATTTCGCACACCATCGGGCAGACCTTGTTCGACGAGACGCTGATGGCGCTGTTGCCCCTCAGTGTGTATATGGCCACCAAGGCGTGGTTCTACGTGACCTGGCTGACGTACATCGCGCCGACGGTGTCTTTCCTCGCATCGGTATCGTTCCTAACGTGTAGCGCCGGACTCTGGGTGTGTTTCCTGAAGTCCTGGCGAGGAGACCCGGGGGTAATCCAACCCACCCAGGAGCAGCGGTTCAGG ACAATCATTGAGCTGTCGGAACGCGGCGGCGGTGGCTTCGAGCCATCGGCCTTCTGCTCTGCCTGTTTGGTGCGCCGTCCCGTTCGATCGAAGCATTGTTCGGTGTGTGACCGATGCGTAGCCCGTTTCGATCATCACTGTCCATGGGTTGGAAACTGTATAG GtgcaaaaaatcacaaatacttCATGGGATTCTGTTGGATGCTGCTGATCATGTGCTGTTGGATGCTGTACGGTGGAGCTAATTTTTACGTGAAAGCGTGCAAAATAAATATGGACGAAG GTCTCTGGAATGCGATCATCGCCATCGGCTCTTGCAATCCGTGGGTCGGCTGGGTTATGGCGAATGCATTGCTGCACATGTCATGGGTCACGGTGCTAACCATCTGTCAAACGTACCAAGTGGTGTGCCTGGGTATGACAACCAACGAGCGGATGAACCGTGGCCGTTATCGACACTTCCAGGCGAAGGGAGGCAAGAGTCCGTTTACGCGCGGTCCGATCAAGAATATGGTCGACTTTCTGGAGTGCAGCTGCTTCGGTTTGGTACAACCGCTGCGCACGGATTGGATGCAGTATTTCGATTTCGACAAACACGTGGAACACGAACCCTTGCTGCGGCCGGATAACTTTCAGTACGTCTGA
- the LOC129770306 gene encoding transmembrane protein 14 homolog has translation MPADLLGYAYAATVAAGGILGYVKAGSVPSLAAGLTFGAILGYGALLTSQDPPRPLLQVGTSLVLAGIMGARWSRSGKFMPPGIVCVLSCAILARGLLLHHRFLPLIGKSD, from the exons ATGCCGGCTGATTTGTTGGGATACGCTTACGCTGCTACTGTTGCAGCCGGGGGGATTCTAGGATACGTAAAAGCCG GTTCCGTTCCTTCACTGGCGGCTGGTTTAACGTTTGGAGCCATCCTAGGCTACGGTGCTTTGCTTACCTCCCAGGATCCCCCGAGACCGCTCCTGCAGGTGGGTACCTCGCTGGTGCTGGCCGGCATCATGGGCGCTAGATGGTCCAGATCTGGTAAATTTATGCCCCCCGGTATCGTCTGTGTGCTGTCGTGTGCTATTTTGGCCCGAGGACTTCTACTTCACCATCGCTTCCTTCCGTTGATTGGTAAAAGTGACTAA